In the Candidatus Binatia bacterium genome, one interval contains:
- a CDS encoding VacJ family lipoprotein translates to MMWMSKRHAGAPKRRLSAVLTLVLMAIACTGARADDSAPDPLVKVNRGIFRFNDALDRHVLEPVARGYVRAVPDIARRGISNFFSNLWFPVTFVNCVLQAKPQAATQSLARFIINTTAGVGGFGDPATLVKVPSPDEDFGQTLGYWGVHPGPFLMLPLLGPSDVRDTFGRIADSVTPVWPFFVPWYATSSSSGLNVVNTRAKYIDNVKALRESSVDYYAAVRNAYLQRRQALVEDRVGTSEQKMTTQSEEDLYYPAGGTEQNEK, encoded by the coding sequence ATGATGTGGATGTCGAAACGGCATGCCGGAGCGCCGAAGCGACGGCTCAGCGCGGTTCTCACTCTTGTACTGATGGCGATTGCGTGCACCGGCGCACGCGCCGACGACTCCGCGCCGGACCCGCTGGTGAAGGTCAACCGCGGGATCTTCCGATTCAACGACGCGCTCGACCGCCACGTTCTGGAACCGGTCGCGCGGGGTTACGTCCGGGCGGTGCCGGACATCGCGCGGCGCGGGATCTCCAACTTCTTCTCGAACCTTTGGTTCCCCGTCACGTTCGTCAATTGCGTGCTCCAGGCCAAGCCACAGGCCGCAACGCAGAGCCTGGCGCGCTTCATCATCAACACGACGGCGGGCGTCGGGGGCTTCGGCGATCCGGCAACCCTGGTCAAGGTGCCCTCGCCCGACGAAGACTTCGGCCAGACGCTCGGCTACTGGGGCGTCCATCCCGGGCCGTTCCTGATGCTGCCGCTCCTCGGTCCCTCCGACGTGCGCGACACTTTTGGGCGCATCGCCGATTCGGTTACCCCCGTGTGGCCGTTCTTCGTGCCATGGTACGCCACCAGCTCGAGCAGCGGGCTCAACGTGGTCAACACCCGCGCGAAGTACATCGACAACGTGAAGGCGCTTCGCGAAAGCTCGGTCGACTATTACGCGGCAGTGCGGAATGCTTACCTGCAGCGCAGGCAGGCACTGGTCGAGGACCGCGTCGGCACCTCCGAGCAGAAGATGACGACGCAGAGCGAAGAGGACCTGTATTACCCCGCCGGCGGCACGGAGCAGAACGAAAAATGA
- a CDS encoding ATP-binding cassette domain-containing protein produces the protein MGIQVHDEGRTRAAAAVAGIGAAAIDAASRGSASVRLAGVHMSYGRRPVLRGVSCDFPAGAITVVLGGSGSGKSTILKLIGGLIAASAGSIEVAGQNIVGLRESDLYVLRRRLGMMFQNGALLDSMSVFDNLAFPLREHAGIAEKDIADRVHQSLAAVGLEDVDDLLPRELSGGMVKRVALARALVRQPDILLVDEPFSGLDPLSTKLIEALLVRINRSGHMTMIVVSHHIPSTIRMADRIVLLLPDAVIEGAPGELQHSADARVRRFLTEETDDSDAVLASVAEFEQGERRPERSPHA, from the coding sequence GTGGGGATCCAAGTACATGACGAAGGCCGGACCCGCGCTGCCGCCGCCGTCGCGGGCATCGGCGCCGCCGCCATCGACGCTGCCTCCAGGGGCTCCGCCAGCGTGCGACTCGCCGGCGTTCACATGTCTTACGGGCGTCGCCCGGTGCTGCGCGGCGTCTCCTGCGATTTTCCCGCCGGGGCGATCACCGTGGTGCTCGGCGGCAGCGGCAGCGGCAAAAGCACCATCCTCAAGCTGATCGGCGGCCTGATCGCCGCGAGCGCGGGCAGCATCGAAGTCGCCGGGCAGAACATCGTCGGACTTCGCGAGTCGGACCTGTACGTCCTGCGCCGCCGCCTCGGAATGATGTTCCAGAACGGCGCGCTGCTCGACTCGATGTCCGTGTTCGACAACCTCGCGTTCCCGCTTCGCGAGCACGCCGGGATTGCCGAGAAGGACATTGCCGACCGGGTGCACCAGAGCCTGGCCGCGGTCGGTCTCGAGGACGTCGACGATCTTCTTCCGCGCGAGCTTTCGGGTGGGATGGTCAAGCGCGTCGCGCTGGCGCGCGCGCTCGTGCGACAGCCCGACATCCTGCTCGTCGACGAGCCGTTCTCGGGCCTGGACCCTCTTTCGACCAAGCTCATCGAAGCGCTGCTCGTGCGCATCAACCGCTCGGGGCACATGACCATGATCGTGGTATCGCACCACATCCCGTCGACCATCCGCATGGCCGACCGCATCGTGCTGCTGCTGCCGGATGCCGTGATCGAAGGTGCTCCGGGCGAGCTCCAGCACAGCGCCGACGCGCGCGTGCGCCGTTTCCTTACCGAGGAGACCGACGATTCGGACGCGGTGCTTGCCAGCGTCGCCGAGTTCGAACAGGGCGAACGCCGGCCCGAGCGGAGTCCCCACGCGTGA
- the mlaE gene encoding lipid asymmetry maintenance ABC transporter permease subunit MlaE codes for MTAAVSRLGRSANGVIDELGRIAGFAASILLVTLKPPLRFGEFWTELFKIGVLSILIICVSGVAVGMVLSLQGYTTLVRFGAENSLGAVVGLSLIRELGPVLTALLATGRAGSSVTAEIGTMKATEQLDGLRMMAINPVDYVVRPKAWAMAVAMPLLSAMFITSGIFGGWFVGVKLMGIDGGTYMSSMQNAVDFRDDVAGSLLKAVVFGVLVALISTYRGYTAQPTSSGVSSATTSTVVIASVSVLIFDYILTALWGV; via the coding sequence GTGACCGCAGCCGTCTCCCGACTCGGGCGCTCGGCCAACGGCGTCATCGACGAGCTGGGCCGCATTGCCGGCTTTGCCGCGAGCATCCTCCTCGTCACGCTGAAGCCGCCTCTTCGCTTCGGCGAGTTCTGGACCGAGCTGTTCAAGATCGGCGTCCTGTCGATCCTGATCATCTGCGTGTCAGGCGTGGCAGTCGGCATGGTGCTCAGCCTGCAGGGCTACACGACACTGGTGCGCTTCGGTGCCGAGAACTCGCTCGGCGCAGTCGTCGGGCTCAGCCTGATCCGCGAGCTCGGGCCGGTGCTCACGGCGCTGCTGGCCACCGGCCGGGCAGGCTCGTCGGTCACTGCCGAGATCGGTACAATGAAAGCCACCGAGCAGCTCGACGGGCTGCGCATGATGGCAATCAACCCCGTGGACTACGTCGTGCGGCCCAAGGCGTGGGCGATGGCGGTCGCGATGCCGCTCCTGTCGGCAATGTTCATCACGTCCGGCATTTTTGGTGGATGGTTCGTCGGGGTGAAGCTCATGGGCATCGACGGCGGCACCTACATGTCGAGCATGCAGAACGCCGTCGATTTCCGCGACGACGTTGCCGGAAGCCTGCTCAAGGCCGTAGTGTTCGGGGTGCTGGTCGCGCTGATCTCGACCTACCGGGGATACACGGCCCAGCCGACGTCGTCGGGCGTCAGCTCGGCGACCACCTCGACGGTGGTCATCGCATCGGTGAGCGTGCTGATCTTCGATTATATTCTGACCGCGCTATGGGGAGTGTGA
- the mlaD gene encoding outer membrane lipid asymmetry maintenance protein MlaD — translation MSSNGSTRDFVTGLFVLAGFVALAYLSFTVGGLQYKGEGGLPVYALFDQIAGLKPKSPVEIAGVRVGQVSRISLDDQFRARVDLDLDKSLKIPVDSSAAIVTAGILGDRYIQLTPGAEDALLKPGEQIAYTENALVLERLIGKFLVNIGGDKSKDSAESKPAGDDAGGHGANP, via the coding sequence GTGAGCTCCAACGGCAGCACACGCGACTTCGTCACCGGACTTTTCGTCCTGGCAGGCTTCGTCGCCCTCGCCTATCTTTCCTTCACGGTAGGAGGCCTGCAGTACAAGGGCGAAGGCGGACTGCCGGTCTACGCGCTGTTCGACCAGATCGCAGGGCTCAAGCCGAAGTCGCCCGTGGAGATCGCGGGAGTGCGCGTAGGGCAGGTCAGCCGCATCTCGCTCGACGACCAGTTTCGCGCTCGCGTCGACCTCGACCTTGACAAGTCGCTGAAGATCCCGGTGGACAGCTCGGCAGCGATCGTGACGGCAGGCATCCTCGGAGACCGCTACATCCAGCTGACCCCGGGCGCCGAGGACGCCCTCCTCAAGCCGGGCGAACAGATCGCTTACACGGAAAATGCGCTGGTGCTCGAGCGACTGATCGGAAAGTTCCTCGTCAACATCGGCGGCGACAAATCGAAGGACTCGGCAGAATCCAAGCCGGCCGGCGACGACGCCGGCGGCCACGGAGCCAACCCATGA
- a CDS encoding ABC transporter substrate-binding protein: MKRLAMAMAFVATMSAAGAAAPAAAATESPEQFVERTSKDVLAILRDPALAHDAKIVRLQKMMDERSDFDTISKLVLASHYRQFSDGQRMDFVELLHRYLTTTYGQQIDNYGNETVSVTGGRAEARGDYTVQTRIKRNNGQDLSVEYRLRKVGEDWRLIDVIGEGISLVSNLRSQFGEILNDGGPDKLLKVLREKNAAGKPADLPAAKKS, encoded by the coding sequence ATGAAACGACTTGCCATGGCCATGGCCTTCGTTGCGACCATGAGCGCGGCGGGCGCCGCTGCGCCGGCCGCCGCCGCGACCGAATCTCCCGAGCAGTTCGTCGAACGCACCTCCAAGGACGTGCTCGCGATCCTGCGCGACCCCGCCCTCGCCCACGACGCGAAGATCGTCCGCCTCCAGAAGATGATGGACGAACGCAGCGACTTCGACACGATCTCCAAGCTCGTCCTTGCGTCCCACTACCGCCAGTTCAGCGACGGGCAGCGAATGGACTTCGTCGAGCTGCTGCACCGCTACCTGACGACGACGTACGGGCAGCAGATCGACAACTACGGCAACGAGACCGTCTCCGTGACCGGCGGCCGCGCCGAGGCGCGCGGCGACTACACGGTGCAGACCAGGATCAAGCGCAACAACGGGCAGGACCTGTCGGTCGAATACCGCCTGCGCAAGGTCGGCGAAGACTGGCGCCTGATCGACGTGATCGGCGAGGGCATCAGCCTCGTCTCCAACCTTCGAAGCCAGTTCGGCGAAATCCTGAACGACGGCGGCCCCGACAAGCTACTCAAGGTGCTTCGCGAGAAGAACGCCGCCGGCAAGCCGGCCGACCTGCCGGCTGCGAAGAAGAGCTAA